A part of Capsicum annuum cultivar UCD-10X-F1 chromosome 6, UCD10Xv1.1, whole genome shotgun sequence genomic DNA contains:
- the LOC107875941 gene encoding NADPH-dependent aldehyde reductase-like protein, chloroplastic, giving the protein MAAENFPLQDRVAIVTGSSRGIGKAIALHLASLGAKLVINYSSNSAQADEVVSQINSTSDHPRAIAVKANISDPDQVKSLFDAAESTFQSPVNILVNSAGVMDAKYPSILNTSLEDFDRTFDINTRGSFICCKEGAARIKQGGGGRIICLSTSLAAAFRPGYGAYIASKAAVEAMVKILAKELKGTGITANCVAPGPIATELFYEGKTEEVINRVIGDCPHGRLGVPEDIAPVVGFLAGDASEWVNGQILRVNGGFI; this is encoded by the coding sequence ATGGCAGCAGAAAACTTCCCACTCCAAGATCGGGTAGCCATCGTTACCGGCTCTTCGCGAGGAATCGGCAAAGCAATTGCCCTTCACTTAGCCTCCCTTGGAGCTAAACTCGTCATCAACTACTCCTCCAATTCAGCTCAAGCCGACGAAGTCGTATCCCAAATCAACTCCACCTCCGATCACCCACGCGCCATCGCCGTCAAAGCCAATATCTCCGATCCAGATCAAGTCAAATCCCTCTTCGACGCAGCAGAATCAACCTTCCAATCTCCCGTCAACATACTCGTCAACTCCGCAGGCGTAATGGACGCGAAATACCCGTCAATCCTCAACACATCCCTCGAGGATTTCGACAGAACTTTCGATATAAACACACGTGGATCCTTCATCTGCTGCAAAGAAGGTGCTGCTAGAATCAAACAAGGCGGAGGAGGGAGGATCATATGCTTATCGACATCATTAGCAGCTGCATTTAGGCCTGGGTACGGAGCGTACATTGCTTCAAAAGCAGCCGTAGAAGCAATGGTGAAAATACTAGCGAAGGAACTTAAAGGAACAGGGATAACCGCCAACTGTGTGGCGCCGGGACCTATAGCGACGGAATTGTTCTACGAAGGGAAAACGGAGGAGGTGATAAATAGAGTGATTGGTGATTGTCCACACGGAAGACTTGGAGTGCCGGAGGATATTGCTCCGGTGGTTGGTTTTTTGGCTGGTGATGCTTCTGAATGGGTTAATGGACAGATTCTTCGTGTTAATGGCGGTTTCATCTGA